Genomic window (Oryza sativa Japonica Group chromosome 3, ASM3414082v1):
CTACCAGTCCCTGgtactcccccccccccctttcccCTGCTATTTTGTCTGATAAATGTTGCGATCTTGATCGATTCTCATGGTTCCCGGTACGCCGCCGTAGCTGGACACCGCGGAGAAGAAGCTCGCCGAGGCGCAAGATCGGCTCGCCCGGTATCGAGATCGcaagccgcctccgccgccgacccaTAGGGACCCCAAGCCGTCGCTGCCACCGACGACGACCCAGAGGGACCCCAAGCCATCTCCTCCACAGCACAAGGCGCCGGAGCGGCCGCAGCTTGTCATCCCGGGGGCAAACAACCGGCCACCCCCGCGCCCAGAGCCCATGCCTGGGTTGAAGAAGACCGCCGCTCCATCATCCTCCTCCGCATCCGTGCCGCCGGAGCGGCCCAGGGCACTGGAGAAGAAGCCCAAGCTTAAGATCGGTACTTTCTTTTGATTTTCCTCTTTAGGAGAACCACTACCATGATGAAATTATTTCCTCAGATGTGCTCATACATCAGGCTGCGTTTTTCTCTTTACAGAACAGAAGGAGCATCAGAACTTGATTCAGAGCGTGAAGAAATCATCTGCAACGGTGCTTAGGTTCTATGGCGGTACCGTAATCTGTAGCCAACACAAGAGGAAGCTTAGGTGTCTTGAGCTATGCCCTGTCAATGATCAGCTTGTTGCTACTAGGTATGTTTCATGGGCTGTTTAATGTATGCCATCAATGCAACTGATTACGGATTAGAGGTTAGCGATGCCAAGTTCTCCGCAAAATAATGATATTCCATAACAATTCAGTCAAATTTCTTGTTAATTTGGAAAGAACGACGGATGGAACATGCACAGAGAACCAATATCTGTTGTGGTTGTCTGGTTGGCTTCCGCATTGTTCATCCTATCAGTTTTATCACCCGGAAGTCcagaattttaaaatttgacagcCGTACACGCACTTGTTGAATTGTTATTATTTTCAATACAGAGCAATCTTCTATTGGGTCATAACTTCTTGCTTGCGTTCCTGCATGAGTGAATCTAAAATTGGACTCTTGCATTGATGCAATCTTATATTTAGCTGATCTTCCATTTTCCATCAGTTTTGAATGAAATCTCTAGCTGACCTTTCATGTTCCATCAGTTTCCAGTTGTGTTTCATGCTCCATCAACTGTTtctatctatttatttcttCTTTTCGAACATACAAGTATGAAGCATTTTCCGTGCACAGTCATGTTTTGTACATATGTCTTTGGTTGGGTGTTTGCCAACAACCAAAGAATTGGTTGTTGACGTTACATCCTAATGAACTAACAAGCTATCAAAGTTACAGTCTGTTTGAGGTTGGTAAGTCCAAACAACTAACAGTACCGATCTTTTAAAAGGATAGCTACACAACTATCTGGATAGTATGAACATGGAATGGAATTGTTTCAGTGCAGGATGCCAGCAATGATGTGTTTGTAGATTAGGAGTTCCGAGTGATATACTATCTGTTTAGACGGATATGCTTAGCTAAATGGTGgcctttttttgtgtgtgtgttgatCTCCAGTCACCTATGAACTGTGGTAGATTTAATTTAATCGCCATAGCTTGTTTCcttaccttttctcttttaagAACTTTAATCTTACACATTCTTGTGATGCAGTGCATTGGATGGAATTGTTACTCTGTGGCAAGTGCAGCCAAAAGGGTAGGCCTCATATTACTCATTTCTTATCATACTGTAGTTTAAGTTGCTATTGACTGACTTTGCTGCGAATAGGAGCTCTAGGCAATGTTTTTACTCCATGGTTATTTTGGCATGAGGCCTGAAAGTTCATTCATGTGATTGGCATCGGAAATGTGGATTTAATCTTTGTTTATGAAGCACATATTGTGAAAGCATACTTAAAACCCACCTTAGCACTTATGTATTCCTTTTTTGCATTGCCTCATGAAGCATATATTGTGAAATCATATTTAAAAACCCACCTTAGCACTTACATATTTTTGTTACCTCACACAAAAGCCAAGTTAATTGGTAAATCCTCtcacttttcctttttttttttttttgcattgccTTGCCTGATGCAACTTCACAATGCTGAGATGTTAAACACAGCAACTTAAGCAACATAAGAAAAACTCTCTGGTTCGATGGAAAACCTGTAATTGCAACACAGTAAGTGGCTGTAAAAGAATATGCCAACACTTCTACCAAGTGACATTTTTAACACTGATATGACCAAATCCCCCAAACAGTTGGCTTATGAATTTAAGCAAATTATAATACCTAACTTAAACATGGTGTGGCGTATGGACATTGAAGTCATGACTTCATACACTACTGTTGGCACTAAATGACTTCTTGCTTCCTGAATCTCATTGGACATGTagcaaaaaaaaactcttatGTGGAGATATAAAACTAGAAATTGATGTAGAAACTATAGTGATAATCCTACCATAACCACATTTTTTTGTCCATTTGGTTTTAAGCATGATTTTACAATCacatatattttacttgcagACCCGTCATCTCCTTGCTCAGCACAACAGATTGCTTTTCTCCTAAGCATAGGTGGCCTGAAGATGTAGCTTGGCATCCACATGGTGAATTAATTTTTGCTGTGTACAGTGCTGATAACGGCGACTCTCAAGTTTCAGTGATGAATCGCAACTTATCAGGACAAGTAAGAACTCCGCTAGAAGTAGCTCACTTCTTCACATCCCATTGCAAGGTTTTCTCCATGCGACGAGAAAAGTCATTAGTTGTTATAATCCAACTAAATTGGTTCCACCGACAGTATAGTTGCATGAAGTACTATCAGTTTAGCTTAACTTGAATGTGCaaactgataaaaaaaatataatgacaCCTGAATGATTTTCCTGGTGGCATTCTATCTGCAAATTTGATTCTGAACGTCTAATCATCTTAAACCAGGTTATCACACGATAGGAACTAGAGAGGTAGTCTTTTAAGTTATTCATGTAATCATGCTCAGAGCTTCACCTCTTAACATGCAACTTATTGCCAGCTAAATTTGTACTGTTTTTGGTGCTTGATCCTATCATGATTGGCTGCTGATACTTTCTTCATTGTATTAACAGTAGCATCACATTAAATCTTTCTAAATGATCACACAAAAGTCATAAATCATTTGACTATCTTGTGCTATTTCCCCCGGGCAAGGATGCATCAAGGGCTACTGTAATGTGTTCATGTCAATTTGAAATACTGAGGAATCCATCATAATTGTTTTTAGGGTACCTTTTTCTTAAGAGTAACACATGACTGTGTGTATTGGATCATTACTAAAAGGTGTTTCTTTAACTAATCCCCTGAAACAGAAGAAAGTTAGTTTTCTACCAGTGAAGCCTCATACCAAGGGAATTATTAACAACATAAATTTCATGCCATGGTCTGATGTATGCTTTGTGACTGGTGGAAGTGACCATGCTGTCATACTTTGGCAAGAAAAAGATGATTCATGGAACCACAAGAAAGTGCACAAGGATTTGCATTCTTCTGCTGTCATGGGTGTTGCTGGATTACAGCAGAAAAGTACAATATTATCAGTTGGCAGTGACAAGAGGATTATATCATTTGATCTGGCAGCTGGAAGGACAGAGTCCAAGAACCTAATTGATTACAAATGCATGAGTGTATTACCAAATCCATGTGATTTCAACTTGTACATGGTGCAAACAGcgtaagtaaaaactcaaatgCTATTTCTGTGTTACTGGTTGGTTGGGTTTCGTTTTACATATCAGCGGAAGTAAAAATGCTGATAAACTAGCATGTGATAGTCCTAGCATTCCAGTTAGAGCTCAAGCTCCTGTTTTAGTCAAATCTATCAACTGAAATCATGTAATTATCATGTTCTTATGTCGAGTCATTTCCTGTATGTCCTTTTGATGCTTGTGCTGCATTTCTGAAACCTTGTATGTGCGTTTCTTTCTTGTTTCCCTTACAGGGCACCAGGCAGGCAGCTTCGGTTGTTTGACGTTAGGCTTAGGCAGACTGAAGTTCATACACTCGGTTGGAAACAAGAGAGCAGCGAGTCTCAGTCAGCTCTTATAAACCAGTCATGGTCTCCTGATGGTTGGTACTTATCATCTGGCTCTGCGGACCCTATGATCCACATCTTTGACATCAGGCACAATGGGCAGAATCCCTGCCAGTCAGTTCAAGCGCACCAGAAGCGAGTTTTTAAGGCCCTTTGGCACCGAACGGCCCCAGTTCTGACCTCTATATCATCGGACCTTAACATTGGAATCCACAAATATTCATGAGAGAACTATCTTTCCGGTGCCATTTTTGATGCAATGGAGAGGCAAACCTTTTTGTAGGGAAGTAGAACTCTCAGAGAATCAAGTCATAGGAATTTTGTTTGTTCACATATTGCGCATCAGTAGAGTTCCAAATGGAGAGACTTAGCCTACTAGCCGCTTGGCTTCCAACATTGCTTCTTTTACTTGCAACATGTGCAATTTTTGAGCTACTGTGCATGCTTAGCCATGAGCTTTCCAATCAGCCATTGTTGCCTTGTTGGAGTGATACTCCGAGGAGTCCCCATCTGAATGTTTTGCTCCTGTTATTACTTGTGCAAACTAGATGGGGGAATCCCATCCCATATATGTTGAAAGAAAGCTACTGTTTCATGATGTCTGTGTTGGCTGTAAGTTGGAAATGATGATATCAAGTGAAAGGAACCAAACTGTTCTGTGGTCTGAATATCTTTGTGTGTACTGACTTGTCCAAAGCTTGGCAGTTGGCACTTGCCCACTTGCCCAACTACGTTGGCAAAGTCTAGTAGTTCCTATGTGATGTGCTGAC
Coding sequences:
- the LOC4334804 gene encoding uncharacterized protein — its product is MGDPPALKRPKLEKDDYESAYWPRPAASNASSASKPPQSSSSATATAATQEDEEDDIAEEAVLALIAHRERDVERCKLKLSHYQSLLDTAEKKLAEAQDRLARYRDRKPPPPPTHRDPKPSLPPTTTQRDPKPSPPQHKAPERPQLVIPGANNRPPPRPEPMPGLKKTAAPSSSSASVPPERPRALEKKPKLKIEQKEHQNLIQSVKKSSATVLRFYGGTVICSQHKRKLRCLELCPVNDQLVATSALDGIVTLWQVQPKGPVISLLSTTDCFSPKHRWPEDVAWHPHGELIFAVYSADNGDSQVSVMNRNLSGQKKVSFLPVKPHTKGIINNINFMPWSDVCFVTGGSDHAVILWQEKDDSWNHKKVHKDLHSSAVMGVAGLQQKSTILSVGSDKRIISFDLAAGRTESKNLIDYKCMSVLPNPCDFNLYMVQTAAPGRQLRLFDVRLRQTEVHTLGWKQESSESQSALINQSWSPDGWYLSSGSADPMIHIFDIRHNGQNPCQSVQAHQKRVFKALWHRTAPVLTSISSDLNIGIHKYS